The proteins below are encoded in one region of Streptomyces roseirectus:
- a CDS encoding DUF397 domain-containing protein: MELRWRKASASADTGACIEIAEEDGHILLRESDDPDVVVQTTRHKLRAFLEGVKAGEFDDFV; encoded by the coding sequence GTGGAACTTCGCTGGCGTAAGGCGTCCGCCTCGGCAGACACCGGAGCATGCATCGAGATAGCCGAGGAAGACGGCCACATCCTCCTCCGCGAGAGCGACGACCCCGACGTGGTCGTCCAGACCACCCGCCATAAGCTGCGGGCCTTCCTCGAAGGGGTCAAGGCGGGCGAGTTCGACGACTTCGTGTAG
- a CDS encoding DUF5753 domain-containing protein gives MDALADMARERGPYWWDKYRDAIPAGLLDIAEMEHHATALRSAQIMHLPGILQTPDYTRGVFAEAVPTMDPADLERHVEFRIERAALLDREEAPLFEFLIHEGALLMRFGGGRTLAKQLTYLLEQSGHPNVTIRVVPFAAGGFANAGSSTLY, from the coding sequence GTGGACGCATTGGCCGATATGGCCAGGGAGCGCGGGCCGTACTGGTGGGACAAATACCGGGACGCAATACCGGCTGGTCTGCTGGACATCGCCGAGATGGAGCACCATGCGACCGCACTGCGCTCCGCTCAGATCATGCACCTGCCCGGCATCCTTCAGACCCCCGACTACACACGAGGCGTGTTCGCCGAGGCGGTGCCGACCATGGATCCGGCGGACCTGGAGCGGCATGTCGAGTTCAGGATCGAGCGCGCGGCACTACTCGACCGTGAGGAAGCCCCTCTTTTCGAATTCCTGATCCACGAAGGCGCGTTGCTGATGCGGTTCGGCGGCGGGAGGACCCTGGCGAAGCAGCTCACCTACCTGCTGGAGCAGTCCGGGCACCCCAACGTCACCATCCGCGTAGTGCCGTTCGCGGCAGGTGGCTTCGCGAACGCCGGCAGTTCGACGCTCTACTGA
- a CDS encoding bifunctional 3'-5' exonuclease/DNA polymerase, translating into MSQRWVLVPGEGGGVEVARLGEDGEVVGEVVREAGVVEAVRKWGEVGRWVWRSSGEVYAGVVAAGERVERCYDVEVAEGLLLGYEGKFGAPRSAWAALARLRGAAVPEDPPVWSGSGQPSLFEAREALAPLSVGELVAVYREQLRRIERVAEPGRMRLLTAAESAGTLVAGEMNAAGLPWRADVHREVLRELLGERYAGGGEPRRLAELAEQVSVAFGRRVRPDLPADVVKAFAQAGIKVKSTRKWEIASIDHPAVAPLLEYKRLYRIWVAHGWSWLQEWVRDGRFRPEFLAGGTVTGRWVTNGGGALQIPKVIRRAVVADPGWRLVVADADQMEPRVLAAISRDPGLMEVAGREGDLYQAVSDRAFSGDRDQAKLAVLGAVYGQTSGDGLKNLAALRRRFPRAVEYVDEAARAGEEGRLVRTWLGRTCPPAVTSGDADGEAGIPVEAPGGASGGTSGEGSAWVPGYASSNARARGRFTRNFVVQGSAADWALLMLAALRQACAGMAAELVFFQHDEVIVHCPADEAEAVVEAIREASRTAAVLTFGQTPVRFPFTTAVVECYADAK; encoded by the coding sequence ATGAGTCAGCGGTGGGTTCTTGTGCCTGGGGAGGGGGGTGGGGTGGAGGTTGCTCGGTTGGGGGAGGACGGGGAGGTTGTGGGGGAAGTCGTGCGGGAGGCCGGGGTGGTGGAGGCCGTGCGGAAGTGGGGGGAGGTGGGGCGGTGGGTTTGGCGGAGTAGTGGGGAGGTTTATGCGGGGGTGGTGGCGGCGGGGGAGCGGGTGGAGCGGTGTTATGACGTTGAGGTGGCTGAGGGGCTGTTGCTGGGGTACGAGGGGAAGTTTGGGGCGCCTCGGTCGGCGTGGGCGGCGTTGGCGCGGTTGCGGGGGGCGGCTGTGCCGGAGGATCCGCCGGTGTGGAGTGGGAGTGGGCAGCCGTCGTTGTTCGAGGCTCGGGAGGCGTTGGCGCCGTTGTCTGTTGGGGAGTTGGTCGCCGTCTATCGGGAGCAGTTGCGGCGGATCGAGCGGGTGGCGGAACCGGGGCGGATGCGGTTGCTGACGGCGGCGGAGTCGGCGGGGACGCTCGTGGCGGGCGAGATGAACGCGGCGGGGCTGCCGTGGCGGGCGGACGTGCACCGGGAGGTGCTGCGGGAACTGCTCGGGGAGCGGTATGCCGGGGGCGGGGAGCCCCGTCGGCTGGCCGAGCTGGCGGAGCAGGTGTCGGTGGCGTTCGGGAGGCGGGTGCGGCCGGACCTGCCGGCGGACGTGGTGAAGGCGTTCGCGCAGGCCGGGATCAAGGTGAAGTCGACGCGGAAGTGGGAGATCGCGTCGATCGACCATCCGGCGGTGGCGCCGCTCCTGGAGTACAAGCGGCTGTACCGGATCTGGGTGGCGCACGGATGGAGCTGGCTGCAGGAGTGGGTGCGGGACGGCCGGTTCCGGCCGGAGTTCCTGGCGGGCGGCACGGTCACGGGGCGGTGGGTCACCAACGGCGGGGGCGCGCTGCAGATCCCGAAGGTGATCCGGCGGGCCGTCGTCGCGGACCCGGGCTGGCGGCTGGTCGTGGCGGACGCGGACCAGATGGAGCCCAGAGTGCTCGCCGCGATCTCGCGTGATCCGGGGCTGATGGAGGTCGCCGGGCGGGAGGGCGACCTGTATCAGGCGGTGTCGGACCGCGCGTTCTCCGGCGACCGGGACCAGGCCAAGCTCGCCGTCCTGGGCGCGGTGTACGGGCAGACGTCCGGGGACGGCCTGAAGAACCTCGCGGCGCTGCGCCGCCGGTTCCCGCGCGCGGTCGAGTACGTCGACGAGGCGGCCCGCGCGGGCGAGGAGGGCCGGCTGGTGCGGACCTGGCTGGGGAGGACCTGCCCGCCCGCGGTGACGTCCGGGGACGCGGACGGCGAGGCGGGTATCCCCGTCGAGGCACCCGGCGGGGCGTCCGGCGGGACGTCCGGGGAGGGGTCGGCCTGGGTGCCGGGGTACGCGTCGAGCAACGCGCGGGCGCGCGGGCGGTTCACGCGGAACTTCGTCGTGCAGGGCAGCGCCGCCGACTGGGCGCTGCTGATGCTGGCGGCGCTGCGGCAGGCGTGCGCGGGCATGGCGGCCGAGCTGGTGTTCTTCCAGCACGACGAGGTGATCGTGCACTGTCCGGCGGACGAGGCCGAGGCGGTCGTCGAGGCGATCCGGGAGGCGTCCCGGACGGCCGCGGTGCTGACGTTCGGGCAGACGCCGGTGCGGTTCCCGTTCACCACGGCCGTGGTCGAGTGCTATGCGGACGCCAAGTGA
- a CDS encoding glycosyltransferase family 2 protein produces MEPRIAVAVVTMGNRPDEVDALLESVAKQSLPPARIVIVGNGCRLPEFTHRLALPGEVTLLELDENLGCPGGRNEALAKLREYGDVDVVVDLDDDGLLPDPDTLRGVSDLYAADDRLGIVAFRIADEHGETARRHVPRPGKADPMEGGEVTAFLGGGHALSMRMLEQTGDWPAEFFFAHEETDLAWRAVDAGWRIEYAPHLLLQHPKTSPARHAIYYRVTARNRVWLVRRNLPLPLIPLHLAVWIAVTLLRTRSLAGLRAWFAGFAEGLRHPAGPRRPMSWRTVWKLTRLGRPPVI; encoded by the coding sequence GTGGAGCCGAGGATCGCGGTCGCCGTGGTGACGATGGGAAACCGCCCGGACGAGGTGGACGCCCTCCTGGAGTCCGTGGCGAAGCAGTCCCTCCCCCCGGCGAGAATCGTGATCGTCGGCAACGGCTGCCGTCTCCCGGAGTTCACCCACCGGCTCGCCCTTCCGGGTGAGGTCACCCTCCTGGAACTTGACGAGAACCTGGGCTGCCCCGGCGGCCGCAACGAGGCCCTGGCGAAACTGCGGGAGTACGGCGACGTCGACGTCGTGGTCGACCTCGACGACGACGGCCTCCTCCCCGACCCGGACACCCTGCGCGGCGTGAGCGACCTGTACGCCGCGGACGACCGCCTCGGCATCGTCGCCTTCCGCATCGCCGACGAGCACGGCGAGACGGCCCGCCGCCACGTCCCCCGCCCGGGGAAGGCGGACCCGATGGAGGGCGGCGAGGTCACCGCGTTCCTCGGCGGCGGCCACGCCCTCAGCATGCGGATGCTGGAGCAGACCGGCGACTGGCCCGCGGAGTTCTTCTTCGCCCACGAGGAGACGGACCTGGCCTGGCGGGCGGTCGACGCGGGCTGGCGCATCGAGTACGCCCCGCACCTCCTCCTCCAGCACCCCAAGACGTCCCCGGCACGGCACGCGATCTACTACCGCGTCACCGCCCGCAACCGCGTCTGGCTGGTCCGCCGCAACCTCCCCCTCCCGCTGATCCCCCTCCACCTGGCCGTCTGGATCGCCGTCACCCTCCTGCGCACCCGCTCCCTGGCCGGCCTGCGCGCCTGGTTCGCGGGGTTCGCGGAGGGCCTGCGCCACCCGGCGGGCCCCCGCCGCCCGATGAGCTGGCGCACGGTGTGGAAGCTGACCCGGCTGGGCCGCCCGCCGGTCATCTGA
- a CDS encoding translation initiation factor 2 — translation MRRVLFAARSAVALHRLLDVVPVFAGDARIARCFTLVPGSDFGVDALAVVDALGGRVVPWEEACAGAYDLVVSASPKGELALLSGPHVLLPHGAGFSKTIRAEGSADSASGLDPVYLRRAPIALHAMAHPDQVARLRAAGTGAASRARVVGDPTLDRLLASRPLRDRYRAALGTGSRRLLVLTSTWGPESLLHRRPDLPAELAAELPYDEYQLALVVHPNEHSRLGAYDLAERLAPAFDAGLVLAAPREEWAAVLVAADALVTDHGSTALYFAGSAADDRPVVGVGSGGPELIPGSPMDELLRSVPVLGRGQEIRRALDAYRPGAARHAAEAAFAFPGRALERLRAELYGLLGLTPAAATSPRLLPSPAPARRMPAAFDVHAGLIPDGVRVARHPVGLAPAGHHLAVEYGAAGEQVTLSAGVLYRRPLPSGAGWTSGGWTRHALDSYPGCRTAGVVQPCGDGVLRFRGRELPYAVRIEARVEADGRVSAVDPAVAVSAAHVWVAGHRDWDGGRVVFNCLVGEREFRVRLREATEGEAGAAV, via the coding sequence ATGAGGAGGGTGTTGTTCGCCGCCCGGTCCGCGGTGGCCCTGCACCGGCTGCTCGACGTCGTCCCCGTGTTCGCCGGGGACGCGCGGATCGCCCGGTGCTTCACCCTCGTCCCCGGCTCCGACTTCGGTGTGGACGCGCTGGCCGTCGTCGACGCGCTCGGCGGGCGGGTCGTGCCGTGGGAGGAAGCCTGCGCGGGGGCCTACGACCTGGTCGTTTCGGCCTCCCCCAAAGGGGAGTTGGCGCTGCTCAGCGGCCCGCACGTGCTGTTGCCGCACGGTGCGGGGTTCAGCAAGACGATCCGCGCCGAGGGGTCCGCGGACTCGGCGTCCGGGCTCGACCCCGTCTATCTGCGGCGCGCGCCGATCGCGCTGCACGCCATGGCGCACCCCGACCAGGTCGCCCGCCTGCGCGCCGCCGGCACCGGGGCGGCCTCGCGGGCGAGGGTCGTCGGTGACCCCACGCTGGACCGACTCCTGGCCTCCCGCCCCCTCCGTGACCGCTACCGCGCGGCGCTCGGCACCGGCTCGCGCAGGCTCCTCGTCCTGACGTCCACCTGGGGACCGGAGTCCCTGCTCCACCGCCGACCGGACCTGCCCGCCGAACTCGCCGCCGAACTCCCCTACGACGAATACCAGTTGGCCCTCGTCGTGCACCCCAACGAGCACAGCCGCCTCGGCGCCTACGACCTCGCGGAACGCCTCGCGCCCGCCTTCGACGCGGGACTGGTCCTCGCCGCGCCCCGCGAGGAGTGGGCCGCGGTCCTCGTCGCCGCCGACGCGCTGGTGACCGACCACGGGTCGACGGCCCTGTACTTCGCCGGGTCGGCGGCCGACGACCGGCCTGTGGTCGGCGTCGGCAGCGGTGGGCCGGAGTTGATCCCGGGCAGTCCGATGGACGAACTCCTGCGGTCCGTACCGGTGTTGGGGCGGGGGCAGGAGATCCGGCGGGCGCTGGACGCCTATCGGCCGGGGGCGGCCCGCCATGCCGCCGAGGCCGCGTTCGCCTTCCCGGGGCGGGCGTTGGAGCGGCTGCGCGCCGAACTGTACGGGCTGCTCGGGCTCACGCCGGCCGCCGCGACGTCCCCGCGGCTCCTCCCCTCCCCCGCGCCCGCGCGCCGGATGCCCGCCGCTTTCGACGTCCACGCCGGGCTCATCCCCGACGGGGTCCGCGTCGCCCGTCACCCCGTCGGGCTCGCGCCGGCCGGGCATCACCTCGCGGTGGAGTACGGGGCGGCCGGTGAGCAAGTGACGCTGTCCGCAGGAGTGTTGTACCGTCGGCCGCTGCCCTCGGGGGCCGGCTGGACGTCCGGCGGGTGGACCCGGCACGCGCTCGACTCCTACCCGGGGTGCCGTACGGCGGGGGTCGTCCAGCCGTGCGGGGACGGGGTGTTGAGGTTCCGTGGCCGTGAACTCCCGTACGCGGTGCGGATCGAGGCCCGGGTCGAGGCCGACGGGCGGGTGTCGGCCGTGGATCCGGCGGTCGCGGTGTCGGCCGCGCATGTGTGGGTGGCGGGGCATCGGGACTGGGACGGGGGGCGTGTCGTGTTCAACTGCCTTGTGGGGGAACGGGAGTTCAGGGTGCGGTTGCGGGAGGCGACGGAGGGGGAGGCTGGGGCGGCGGTCTGA
- a CDS encoding tetratricopeptide repeat protein, whose translation MRVELPPEPMHFVNRERERERALRAVEEWRGGGRPLVLALSGPAGLGKTELARLIARTVLDRYPGGVYDVDLDDYRVDGVLDAGDVLAHLLRLLGVEPALVERRFTDRCRQYWNLTADARLVLLVDNVRYASEVVPLLPASGASVVLVASQGPLHDLEDGAAVDLTLPPLDERAATELLELVVRDPRLAGDQESVRALVRLCDGLPAALHVAGRWLRGHRVRPLPQLISELRGEWDEKGVPGVERVWNTVYEGLSRPASLLYRLLPHHPGPTFTPASATALLGLGEATCHTALEELHRAGLLDLGTGTRLRLPGPLHAHALRRSRHDADETAAARVRVLRWYVRQAQRADLLVAGERLTVGDTFEADPSAPDAEIDAAWLYDERHALFACLRLAHRGELDAEAVAVSEPIWTYALDHPHQTDVIEVFRLAVASALRHGRATWIVRTRLQLARPLWQSGQLDEAERELTAAEAATQLLGDGEPDAKLRGSVAEAKGMLLGARGQWADSVGEFEASRAIHAALPNPYGVLLQTYRLGEARARLGQLDTARALLTEAREAAVEQKRERITARISFALAGVLGRLGEVDAARTLYEGALERALLRRSQFEQRRVHGALEKLEAAAGREGEAARHRKAVEEIRRRNGIE comes from the coding sequence ATGAGGGTCGAACTCCCGCCGGAGCCCATGCACTTCGTCAACCGCGAGCGGGAACGGGAGCGGGCGTTGCGGGCGGTGGAGGAGTGGCGGGGCGGTGGGCGGCCGCTGGTGCTGGCGTTGAGCGGGCCGGCGGGGCTGGGGAAGACGGAGCTGGCGCGGCTGATCGCGCGGACCGTGCTGGACCGGTACCCGGGCGGGGTGTACGACGTCGACCTGGACGACTACCGCGTGGACGGCGTGCTGGACGCCGGCGACGTGCTGGCCCACCTGCTGCGCCTGCTCGGCGTCGAACCGGCCCTGGTGGAACGGCGGTTCACGGACCGCTGCCGGCAGTACTGGAACCTCACGGCGGACGCCCGGCTCGTCCTGCTCGTCGACAACGTCCGGTACGCCTCCGAGGTCGTCCCGCTCCTCCCGGCGTCCGGCGCGAGCGTCGTCCTGGTCGCGAGCCAGGGCCCGCTGCACGACCTGGAGGACGGCGCCGCCGTCGACCTCACGCTGCCGCCGCTGGACGAGCGCGCGGCCACCGAACTCCTCGAACTCGTCGTCCGCGACCCCCGGTTGGCCGGCGACCAGGAGTCCGTGCGCGCCCTCGTGCGGCTGTGCGACGGCCTGCCCGCCGCCCTGCACGTCGCCGGCCGCTGGCTGCGCGGACACCGGGTGCGCCCGCTGCCCCAGCTGATCTCCGAACTGCGCGGCGAGTGGGACGAGAAGGGCGTCCCCGGCGTCGAACGCGTCTGGAACACGGTGTACGAGGGGCTGTCGCGCCCGGCGTCCCTCCTCTACCGCCTGCTGCCCCACCACCCCGGCCCCACCTTCACACCGGCCTCCGCGACCGCGCTCCTCGGACTGGGGGAGGCCACCTGCCACACAGCGCTCGAAGAACTCCACCGCGCCGGCCTGTTGGACCTCGGCACGGGCACCCGCCTGCGCCTGCCCGGCCCCCTGCACGCCCACGCCCTGCGCCGCTCCCGCCACGACGCCGACGAGACCGCCGCCGCCCGCGTCCGCGTCCTGCGCTGGTACGTCCGTCAGGCACAGCGCGCGGACCTGCTGGTGGCCGGGGAGCGGCTGACCGTCGGCGACACGTTCGAGGCCGACCCGTCCGCGCCGGACGCCGAGATCGACGCGGCGTGGCTGTACGACGAACGGCACGCCCTGTTCGCCTGTCTGCGGCTCGCCCACCGCGGCGAACTGGACGCGGAGGCGGTCGCCGTCTCCGAGCCGATCTGGACGTACGCCCTCGACCACCCCCACCAGACCGACGTGATCGAGGTGTTCCGGCTCGCCGTCGCCTCCGCCCTGCGGCACGGCCGCGCCACCTGGATCGTCCGCACCCGCCTCCAACTCGCCCGCCCCCTCTGGCAGTCCGGCCAACTGGACGAGGCGGAACGCGAGTTGACCGCCGCCGAGGCCGCCACCCAGCTCCTCGGGGACGGCGAACCGGACGCCAAACTCCGGGGCTCCGTCGCGGAGGCCAAGGGGATGCTGCTCGGGGCACGGGGTCAATGGGCCGACTCCGTGGGCGAGTTCGAGGCGTCACGCGCGATCCACGCGGCTCTCCCCAACCCCTACGGTGTGCTGCTCCAGACCTACCGGCTGGGCGAAGCGCGCGCCCGGCTGGGCCAGTTGGACACCGCACGCGCTCTGCTGACCGAGGCACGCGAGGCGGCGGTCGAGCAGAAGCGGGAGCGGATCACCGCACGGATCTCCTTCGCCCTGGCGGGAGTTCTGGGCCGGCTCGGCGAGGTGGACGCGGCACGGACGCTGTACGAGGGGGCGCTCGAACGTGCCCTCCTGCGCCGGTCGCAGTTCGAACAGCGGCGTGTGCATGGGGCGTTGGAGAAGTTGGAGGCTGCAGCCGGACGGGAGGGAGAGGCCGCGCGGCATCGGAAGGCGGTGGAGGAGATCCGGCGGAGGAACGGGATCGAGTGA
- a CDS encoding AAA family ATPase has protein sequence MFDRDFEWAELTRFATLPGPQAALGVVSGRRRQGKTFLLDAVTRAAGGFMFTATETTEADSLREFGEALARHRGQPTPFRFAHWDEAVRELLRIADTGAPAVAVIDEFPFLAKASPALPSVIQRALDPGAQHTNTPVRLLLCGSALSFMGKLLSGNAPLRGRAGLELVVPTLDFRSAADFWQITDPRTALLTNAVVGGTPAYRKEFTQSDAPAGPDDFDDWVVRAVLNPARPLFREARYLLAEEPELHDIALYHSVLAAIAAGNAARGGIADHLGRKSTDLAHPLSVLQDVGMITHEADAFRRNRSAYRIAEPLLTFYHAVMRPAWGDLERPGRAPAVWRRAQATFRSKVVGPRFEQICREWARWHAAPDTHGGHVTRVAAGTVNDPAARTSHEVDVAVHGESDDGRAALLAIGEAKWGDVMGLGHLDRLRHIRTLLTRTGTATATTRLHCFSGTGFTDELRRLAQDDPTIQLVDPARLYGGE, from the coding sequence ATGTTCGACCGGGACTTCGAATGGGCCGAACTCACCCGCTTCGCCACCCTGCCCGGCCCGCAGGCGGCGCTCGGCGTGGTCTCCGGCCGTCGCCGACAGGGCAAGACCTTCCTGCTGGACGCCGTCACCCGAGCGGCCGGCGGCTTCATGTTCACGGCCACCGAGACCACCGAGGCCGACTCCCTGCGCGAGTTCGGCGAGGCGCTGGCCCGGCACCGCGGACAGCCCACCCCGTTCCGCTTCGCGCACTGGGACGAGGCCGTCAGGGAACTCCTGCGCATCGCCGACACCGGCGCCCCTGCCGTGGCGGTCATCGACGAGTTCCCCTTCCTCGCCAAGGCGTCCCCCGCCCTCCCCTCGGTCATCCAGCGCGCCCTCGACCCCGGCGCCCAGCACACCAACACCCCGGTACGCCTGCTGCTGTGCGGGTCGGCGCTGTCCTTCATGGGCAAACTGCTGTCCGGGAACGCCCCGCTGCGCGGCCGCGCCGGACTCGAACTCGTCGTCCCCACCCTGGACTTCCGGTCGGCGGCCGACTTCTGGCAGATCACCGACCCGCGCACCGCCCTGCTGACCAACGCTGTCGTGGGCGGCACCCCCGCCTACCGCAAGGAGTTCACCCAGAGCGACGCCCCCGCCGGACCGGACGACTTCGACGACTGGGTCGTGCGCGCCGTCCTCAACCCGGCCCGTCCGCTCTTCCGGGAGGCCCGCTACCTCCTCGCCGAAGAGCCCGAACTCCACGACATCGCGCTCTACCACTCCGTACTCGCCGCCATCGCCGCGGGCAACGCCGCCCGGGGCGGCATCGCCGACCACCTCGGCCGCAAGTCCACCGACCTCGCCCATCCGCTGAGCGTCCTCCAGGACGTCGGCATGATCACCCACGAGGCGGACGCGTTCCGCCGCAACCGCTCCGCGTACCGCATCGCCGAGCCACTGCTCACCTTCTACCACGCGGTCATGCGCCCGGCCTGGGGCGACCTCGAACGCCCCGGCCGGGCCCCGGCCGTCTGGCGCCGGGCACAGGCCACCTTCCGCAGCAAGGTCGTCGGCCCACGTTTCGAGCAGATCTGCCGGGAGTGGGCCCGCTGGCACGCGGCCCCCGACACCCACGGCGGCCACGTCACCCGCGTGGCCGCCGGCACGGTCAACGATCCAGCCGCCCGGACCAGCCACGAGGTCGACGTGGCCGTCCACGGCGAGTCCGACGACGGCCGCGCGGCCCTGCTCGCCATCGGCGAGGCGAAATGGGGCGACGTCATGGGCCTCGGCCACCTCGACCGCCTCCGCCACATCCGCACCCTCCTCACCCGAACCGGCACCGCCACCGCCACGACCCGCCTGCACTGCTTCAGCGGCACCGGCTTCACCGACGAACTACGCCGCCTCGCCCAGGACGACCCCACGATCCAACTGGTCGACCCAGCACGGCTCTACGGCGGGGAGTGA
- a CDS encoding ABC transporter permease has product MSTLAAAVTSRVHIVRYAARTSAADFRQTYTWRSWTIGWLGRMLSQVTFFALIGVMLGSPERTRYLVVGNAVMACVIETMTVTTNGVRERQEGTFPLLSASPAPLGTVLFGRGLQQPVSGAVTALVTLFALAPAFGVRPTWPQVPALILLVLVTALTSYGVGLFLSAVVIGLPGARNVVSNTAYLLMMAICGVQVPTDFWPPWVQYTADLLPLTHSLTAIRAILTDHPLTRPLTLALLTGALWLYLASLAIRLVQARGRRTGSFDYGA; this is encoded by the coding sequence GTGAGTACTCTCGCCGCCGCTGTCACGAGCCGCGTCCACATCGTGCGGTACGCGGCCCGCACCTCCGCCGCCGACTTCCGCCAGACCTACACCTGGCGCTCCTGGACGATCGGCTGGCTGGGCCGCATGCTCTCCCAGGTCACCTTCTTCGCCCTCATCGGCGTCATGCTCGGCTCCCCCGAGCGCACGCGCTACCTCGTCGTCGGCAACGCGGTCATGGCCTGCGTCATCGAGACGATGACGGTCACCACGAACGGCGTCCGCGAACGCCAGGAGGGCACGTTCCCCCTCCTGTCCGCGTCCCCGGCGCCGCTGGGTACCGTCCTGTTCGGCCGCGGCCTCCAGCAGCCGGTGAGCGGCGCGGTCACCGCCCTGGTCACCCTCTTCGCGCTGGCCCCCGCGTTCGGCGTCCGCCCCACCTGGCCCCAGGTCCCCGCCCTGATCCTCCTCGTCCTCGTCACCGCCCTCACCTCCTACGGCGTCGGCCTCTTCCTCTCCGCCGTCGTCATCGGCCTGCCCGGCGCCCGCAACGTCGTCTCCAACACCGCCTACCTCCTCATGATGGCCATCTGCGGAGTCCAGGTCCCCACCGACTTCTGGCCCCCCTGGGTCCAATACACCGCCGACCTCCTCCCCCTCACCCACTCCCTCACCGCCATCCGCGCCATCCTCACCGACCACCCCCTCACCCGCCCCCTCACCCTCGCCCTCCTCACCGGCGCCCTGTGGCTCTACCTCGCCTCACTGGCGATCCGGCTGGTCCAGGCACGGGGGAGACGGACGGGGTCGTTCGACTACGGGGCCTGA
- a CDS encoding ABC transporter permease: MITTLWGAVRFQLAIARTSPDVLLILVRAPLMTMVLLSISEYSGRRDLAAGVVLAPVLMALWDMTLLIAGEVINRERSWGTLEALVATPARFFVVVLGRIGAVTAISMVSFAEAWLVARYGFGIHLTVVHGTVFVLCVLASGLAMAGTATLLSALFVLAPSARLMQNTLTYPFYLLAGVLVPVSMLPEWLRPLSSAVFLSWSADLLRRSLSTEPVPDAAASLAVIVLLGLAGTLAGLFAVNRALRQARAAGTLSEV; encoded by the coding sequence GTGATCACCACCCTGTGGGGAGCCGTCCGCTTCCAACTTGCCATCGCCCGCACCAGCCCCGACGTCCTGCTGATCCTCGTGCGGGCGCCGCTGATGACGATGGTGCTGCTGTCGATCAGCGAGTACTCCGGCCGGCGCGACCTGGCCGCCGGGGTGGTGCTGGCGCCGGTCCTGATGGCGCTGTGGGACATGACGCTGCTGATCGCCGGCGAGGTCATCAACCGGGAGCGGTCGTGGGGGACGCTGGAAGCGCTCGTCGCGACGCCGGCCCGGTTCTTCGTCGTCGTCCTGGGCCGGATCGGGGCCGTCACGGCGATCAGCATGGTGTCGTTCGCGGAGGCGTGGCTGGTGGCCCGCTACGGCTTCGGGATCCATCTGACGGTCGTCCACGGGACCGTGTTCGTGCTGTGCGTCCTCGCCTCGGGGCTCGCCATGGCCGGCACCGCGACGCTGCTGTCCGCGCTGTTCGTCCTCGCGCCGAGCGCCCGTCTCATGCAGAACACCCTCACCTACCCCTTCTACCTGCTGGCCGGCGTGCTCGTGCCGGTCTCGATGCTGCCGGAGTGGCTGCGCCCCCTGTCCTCGGCGGTCTTCCTGTCGTGGAGCGCCGACCTGCTGCGCCGGTCCCTGTCCACCGAGCCCGTCCCGGACGCCGCGGCGAGCCTCGCCGTCATCGTCCTGCTGGGGCTGGCGGGCACCCTCGCCGGACTGTTCGCCGTCAACCGCGCGCTGCGGCAGGCCCGTGCCGCCGGAACACTCTCCGAGGTGTGA
- a CDS encoding ABC transporter ATP-binding protein: MTETTPPAVEVVDLRREFTVGRGAGARTLTALDGLSLTIAPGTVHGLLGPNGAGKSTLCKILSTTLLPTSGTARVLGFGVTDRPREIRRRIGLVLGGDRGLYGRLTSRQNLELWGALHGLHGRELRTRMAELLDRVGLTDRADERVNGFSRGMKQRLHLARGLIGDAQVLLLDEPTTGMDPVAADDFRDFVRALRAEGRTVLITTHDMAQAEAICDEVTLIDHGRVLTSGDPRDLARRLSGGQRVEADAVPPRVAAEIEALPEVNTVRRPRGGHLCVDTASAEATRLVLALLVDAGVSSVRTGPPGLEELYLRVVGGRKMRVSA, from the coding sequence GTGACAGAGACCACCCCGCCCGCCGTCGAAGTCGTCGACCTGCGCAGGGAGTTCACCGTCGGAAGGGGCGCGGGCGCCCGTACGCTGACGGCGTTGGACGGCCTGAGCCTGACGATCGCCCCCGGCACCGTCCACGGCCTCCTGGGCCCGAACGGCGCGGGCAAGAGCACCCTGTGCAAGATCCTCTCGACGACCCTGCTGCCGACCTCGGGCACGGCCCGCGTCCTCGGCTTCGGCGTCACCGACCGCCCCCGCGAGATCCGCCGCCGCATCGGCCTGGTCCTGGGCGGCGACCGGGGCCTGTACGGCCGTCTGACGTCCCGGCAGAACCTGGAGCTGTGGGGTGCCCTGCACGGACTGCACGGCCGGGAGCTGCGCACCCGCATGGCGGAGCTCCTGGACCGGGTCGGCCTGACCGACCGCGCGGACGAACGCGTCAACGGCTTCTCACGCGGCATGAAGCAGCGCCTGCACCTGGCCAGGGGCCTGATCGGCGACGCCCAGGTCCTGCTCCTGGACGAGCCGACCACCGGCATGGACCCGGTCGCCGCCGACGACTTCCGCGACTTCGTCCGCGCCCTGCGCGCCGAGGGCCGCACCGTCCTGATCACCACCCACGACATGGCGCAGGCCGAGGCGATCTGCGACGAGGTCACCCTGATCGACCACGGCCGCGTCCTGACCTCCGGCGACCCCCGCGACCTGGCCCGCCGCCTCTCCGGAGGCCAGCGCGTCGAGGCGGACGCCGTGCCGCCGAGGGTCGCCGCCGAGATCGAGGCCCTGCCCGAGGTGAACACCGTGCGCCGCCCCCGGGGCGGACACCTGTGCGTCGACACCGCGAGCGCCGAGGCCACCCGCCTCGTCCTCGCGCTGCTGGTCGACGCGGGCGTCAGCAGCGTCCGCACCGGCCCGCCCGGCCTGGAGGAGCTGTACCTGAGGGTCGTCGGCGGCCGGAAGATGCGGGTGTCGGCGTGA